The genome window TCAACCTGACAGAAGGATTGGAATTTCATTCAAAAAGTCGATGGACGGCTACTCTAGTGAAGGAGAATAACAAATGGCTAATAGCATCTGCACATGTCTCGGTTGATATGTTTAAGAATCCGCTTCTCACTGCCGCTAAGAATTCGATATATATTTGGGCACTTATTTCTTTTATTCTTGGAACGGGTCTTGGATATGGAATCTTCAGATTTATCCAATCGAGAAAATAAGTTTCAATCCATATGATTCGTCTAGCTTTGATATCGCCAAAAGGTCCTTTGTATAGGCATAAGACAGGAATCTTTCGAAAAGATCTTCGTGCGGCACCTCTTACCTTAACTACACTCGCATCTCTCGTTCCAAAAGATTTGGATATAGATGTAAAAATCTATGATGAAGGCATAGAGGATATTCCAAATAATCTAGATGCGGATTTGGTTGCGATGACTGTAATTACAGGATCAGCGAACAGAACGTACGAACTAAGTGAACGGTTTAGGAGAGATGGTAAAAAAGTTATTCTCGGTGGACCTCATGTTACTTTAATTCCAGAAGAATCAATTCAGTATGCAGATTCAATTGCAACTGGCTATGCAGAAGAGACATGGCCGCAAATGCTTCGTGACTATGCTAATGGAAATCTAAAGAACCGCTACGATATGTCTAAAGAATTTTCTTTCGATCGGCTTGAATCAATTCCGTTTCCGAGGAGAGATCTGCTTCAGAAAAAAGGATATAAAACTCTAGAAACTTTTGAAGCGACTCGTGGTTGCATTCATAGCTGTGACTTCTGCGTAGTTCCCGTTGCTTGGGGAAGAAAGCCTTTCCAAAAGCCTATTGAGCATATCATCGAAGATATCAAAAGAAGAAAAACCAAAACTGTTTTATTCTATGATTTAAACTTAATTGCGGATCGTGAATATGCAAAAAGATTATTTGAAGCATTG of Leptospira sp. GIMC2001 contains these proteins:
- a CDS encoding B12-binding domain-containing radical SAM protein: MIRLALISPKGPLYRHKTGIFRKDLRAAPLTLTTLASLVPKDLDIDVKIYDEGIEDIPNNLDADLVAMTVITGSANRTYELSERFRRDGKKVILGGPHVTLIPEESIQYADSIATGYAEETWPQMLRDYANGNLKNRYDMSKEFSFDRLESIPFPRRDLLQKKGYKTLETFEATRGCIHSCDFCVVPVAWGRKPFQKPIEHIIEDIKRRKTKTVLFYDLNLIADREYAKRLFEALIPLKIYWVGLSTTLIDKDPELLNLLIRSGCKGLLIGFESVSKETLRGTKKSFNNPDNYASLIKTLHQAGIVINGTFVFGNDEDNIDSFQNVRQFVIDNRIGLPRFSILTPFPGTPLFKRLESENRIVTKDWSKYDGQHVVFQPKNLTIDQLQVEHENIWKDVYSYKNICKRVFGNLTSIFPIVLAANSSYRFYANNLTKFYTCRGGLV